From Streptomyces fungicidicus, one genomic window encodes:
- a CDS encoding sensor histidine kinase, producing MTQEHQGGTGGWSAARRGVWSRLRFTSLRLRLVVVFGLVALTAAVSASGIAYWLNRESVLTRTQDAVLRDFEQEMRNRAGALPEHPTQDELQRTAGQMANSSQRFTVLLVAENPDGRTVYGSSGGLNGFSLQDVPVSLREAVTERQRITSTNKSPHHLYWQRIIDDDTPYLVAGSMVIGGGPTGYMLKSLEPEAKDLNSLAWSLGIATALALIGSALLAHAAATTVLKPVQRLGAAARRLGEGKLDTRLRVSGTDELADLSRTFNKAAEALEKRVADMAGRDEASRRFVADMSHELRTPLTAITAVTEVLEEELESEGGGIDPMVEPAVRLVVSETRRLNDLVENLMEVTRFDAGTARLVLDDVDVADQITACIDARAWLDAVDLDTERGIHARIDPRRLDVILANLIGNALKHGGSPVRVAVRECPAEGAEGAGDGGDVVIEVRDHGPGIPEEVLPHVFDRFYKASASRPRSEGSGLGLSIALENAHIHGGEITAANSPEGGAVFTLRLPRDVSARDASEKTGDNGDEGTEEDAR from the coding sequence GTGACACAGGAGCACCAAGGGGGGACCGGCGGCTGGTCCGCCGCGCGCAGGGGAGTGTGGTCACGGCTGCGGTTCACGAGCCTGCGGCTGCGGCTGGTCGTGGTGTTCGGGCTGGTGGCGCTCACGGCCGCGGTCTCCGCGTCCGGTATCGCCTACTGGCTGAACCGCGAGTCGGTGCTGACCCGTACGCAGGACGCGGTGCTGCGCGACTTCGAGCAGGAGATGCGCAACCGGGCGGGCGCGCTGCCCGAGCACCCGACCCAGGACGAACTGCAGCGCACGGCGGGGCAGATGGCGAACAGCAGCCAGCGCTTCACCGTGCTGCTGGTCGCCGAGAACCCCGACGGGCGGACTGTGTACGGCAGTTCGGGCGGGCTGAACGGCTTCTCGCTGCAGGACGTGCCGGTCTCGCTGCGCGAGGCGGTCACCGAGCGGCAGAGGATCACCTCGACCAACAAGTCCCCCCACCATCTCTACTGGCAGCGGATCATCGACGACGACACCCCGTACCTGGTGGCGGGGTCCATGGTGATCGGCGGCGGGCCGACCGGCTACATGCTGAAGTCGCTGGAGCCGGAGGCCAAGGACCTCAACTCGCTGGCCTGGTCGCTGGGGATCGCCACCGCGCTGGCGCTGATAGGTTCCGCGCTGCTCGCGCACGCCGCCGCCACGACCGTGCTGAAGCCGGTGCAGCGGCTCGGGGCGGCCGCCCGGCGGCTCGGAGAGGGCAAGCTGGACACCCGGCTGAGGGTGTCGGGCACCGACGAACTGGCGGACCTCTCCCGGACGTTCAACAAGGCGGCGGAGGCGCTGGAGAAGCGGGTGGCGGACATGGCCGGCCGCGACGAGGCGTCCCGGCGGTTCGTGGCGGACATGAGCCATGAGCTGCGTACGCCGCTGACCGCGATCACGGCGGTGACCGAGGTCCTGGAGGAGGAGCTGGAGTCCGAGGGCGGCGGCATCGACCCGATGGTCGAGCCCGCGGTACGGCTGGTGGTGAGCGAGACCCGGCGGCTGAACGACCTGGTGGAGAACCTGATGGAGGTCACCCGCTTCGACGCGGGCACCGCCCGGCTGGTCCTGGACGACGTCGACGTCGCCGACCAGATCACCGCCTGCATCGACGCGCGCGCCTGGCTGGACGCGGTCGACCTGGACACCGAGCGGGGCATCCACGCGCGGATCGACCCGCGCCGGCTGGACGTGATCCTGGCCAACCTCATCGGCAACGCGCTCAAGCACGGCGGGTCGCCCGTGCGGGTGGCGGTGCGGGAGTGCCCCGCGGAGGGCGCGGAGGGCGCCGGGGACGGCGGTGATGTGGTCATCGAGGTGCGGGACCACGGGCCGGGCATCCCCGAGGAGGTCCTGCCGCATGTCTTCGACCGCTTCTACAAGGCGAGCGCGTCACGGCCGCGCTCCGAGGGCAGCGGCCTGGGCCTGTCGATCGCGCTGGAGAACGCCCATATCCACGGCGGCGAGATCACCGCGGCCAACTCCCCGGAGGGCGGTGCCGTGTTCACCCTGCGGCTGCCGCGGGACGTGTCCGCGCGCGACGCCTCGGAGAAGACCGGTGACAACGGGGACGAGGGCACCGAGGAGGACGCCCGGTGA
- a CDS encoding PspC domain-containing protein — protein sequence MSSRLARPTNDRMIGGVCAALARRFGTSATTMRVIFLLSCLLPGPQFLLYIALWILLPSEDKTRAAW from the coding sequence ATGAGCAGCCGTCTCGCCCGCCCCACCAACGACCGCATGATCGGCGGAGTGTGCGCCGCGCTGGCACGGCGCTTCGGCACCTCGGCCACCACGATGCGGGTGATCTTCCTGCTGTCGTGTCTGCTTCCGGGACCGCAGTTCCTGCTCTACATAGCGCTGTGGATCCTGCTGCCCTCGGAGGACAAGACACGCGCCGCCTGGTGA
- a CDS encoding uridine kinase family protein: MRASKPCRGVVRHPDDASNWCPVSSSPSSISARVVLLCGPSGSGKSLLAARSGLPVLRLDDFYKEGDDPSLPLVAGTSDIDWDHPGSWDADTAVAAIDRLCRTRRAEVPVYDISLSARTGEAAVDIGGTPLFIAEGVFAAEIVGRCREQGLLADALCLNRGPVRTFRRRFLRDLREGRKSVPFLLRRGWRLMRLERSIIARQTALGAHACDRDEALGRLARAAVAGRTAPDATGATATPSQR, encoded by the coding sequence ATGCGTGCTTCAAAGCCCTGCCGCGGGGTCGTACGCCACCCGGACGATGCCTCAAACTGGTGTCCCGTGAGCTCCTCCCCGTCGTCCATATCCGCGCGAGTCGTGCTGCTCTGCGGCCCCTCCGGCTCCGGCAAGTCCCTCCTCGCGGCCCGCTCCGGCCTTCCGGTGCTGCGCCTCGACGACTTCTACAAGGAGGGTGACGACCCGTCGCTGCCCCTGGTGGCCGGCACCTCCGACATCGACTGGGACCATCCCGGCTCCTGGGACGCGGACACCGCCGTGGCCGCGATCGACCGGCTGTGCCGCACCCGTCGCGCCGAGGTCCCCGTCTACGACATCTCGCTGAGCGCCCGTACGGGAGAGGCGGCCGTCGACATCGGCGGCACCCCGCTGTTCATCGCGGAGGGCGTCTTCGCCGCGGAGATCGTGGGCCGCTGCCGTGAACAGGGGCTGCTGGCCGACGCGCTGTGCCTGAACAGGGGCCCGGTGCGGACCTTCCGGCGACGCTTCCTGCGGGACCTCAGGGAGGGCCGCAAGTCGGTGCCGTTCCTGCTCCGCCGCGGCTGGCGGCTGATGCGGCTGGAACGGTCGATCATCGCCCGTCAGACGGCGCTCGGCGCGCACGCCTGCGACCGGGACGAGGCGCTGGGCCGTCTGGCGAGGGCGGCGGTCGCCGGACGCACGGCGCCGGACGCGACGGGCGCGACGGCCACGCCGTCCCAGCGGTAG
- the deoC gene encoding deoxyribose-phosphate aldolase — MPTTAPHALSDVTASGSTLRRFLHGLPGVDAVGLEARAASLGTRSIKTTAKAYAIDLAISMVDLTTLEGADTPGKVRALGAKAVHPDPTDRTTPATAAVCVYPDMVATAKQAVAGSTVKVASVATAFPAGRAPIAVKLADVREAVAAGADEIDMVIDRGAFLAGDYLKVYDEITAVKEACGTSARLKVIFETGELSTYDNIRRASWLGMLAGADFIKTSTGKVAVNATPANTLLMLEAVRDFRAQTGVQVGVKPAGGIRTTKDAIKFLVLVNETAGEDWLDNHWFRFGASSLLNDLLMQRQKLATGRYSGPDYVTVD; from the coding sequence ATGCCCACCACTGCACCACACGCCCTCAGCGACGTCACCGCGTCCGGCAGCACGCTGCGCCGCTTCCTCCACGGGCTGCCCGGCGTCGACGCGGTCGGCCTGGAGGCGCGTGCCGCCTCGCTCGGCACGCGTTCGATCAAGACGACCGCGAAGGCGTACGCCATCGACCTCGCCATCTCGATGGTCGACCTGACGACGCTGGAAGGCGCGGACACCCCGGGCAAGGTCCGGGCGCTCGGCGCGAAGGCGGTCCACCCCGACCCGACCGACCGCACCACGCCCGCCACGGCCGCGGTCTGCGTCTACCCCGACATGGTGGCCACGGCGAAGCAGGCGGTGGCGGGGTCCACCGTCAAGGTCGCGTCCGTCGCCACCGCGTTCCCGGCCGGCCGCGCCCCGATCGCCGTGAAGCTGGCGGACGTCCGCGAGGCCGTCGCCGCCGGCGCGGACGAGATCGACATGGTCATCGACCGCGGGGCGTTCCTCGCGGGCGACTACCTGAAGGTGTACGACGAGATCACCGCCGTGAAGGAGGCCTGCGGGACGAGCGCCCGCCTGAAGGTCATCTTCGAGACGGGCGAGCTGTCGACGTACGACAACATCCGCCGGGCCAGCTGGCTCGGCATGCTGGCCGGCGCGGACTTCATCAAGACGTCGACCGGCAAGGTCGCCGTCAACGCGACCCCCGCGAACACCCTCCTCATGCTGGAGGCGGTGCGCGACTTCCGCGCCCAGACCGGCGTCCAGGTCGGGGTGAAGCCCGCCGGCGGCATCCGCACGACGAAGGACGCCATCAAGTTCCTGGTCCTGGTCAACGAGACCGCGGGCGAGGACTGGCTGGACAACCACTGGTTCCGCTTCGGCGCCTCCTCGCTGTTGAACGACCTGCTGATGCAGCGCCAGAAGCTGGCGACCGGCCGCTACTCCGGCCCTGACTACGTGACGGTGGACTGA
- a CDS encoding aldehyde dehydrogenase family protein has protein sequence MEKRTPAFEYAPAPESRAVVDIAPSYGLFIDGEFTEAADGKVFKTVSPSTEEVLSEVAEAGEADVDRAVKAARKAFEKWSALPGAERAKYLFRIARIIQERSRELAVLETLDNGKPIRETRDADLPLVAAHFFYYAGWADKLDHAGYGANPRPLGVAGQVIPWNFPLLMLAWKIAPALATGNTVVLKPAETTPLSALFFADICRQAGLPRGVVNIVTGDGRAGAALIAHPDVNKVAFTGSTAVGKEIARTVAGTRKKVTLELGGKGANIVFDDAPIDQAVEGIVNGIFFNQGQVCCAGSRLLVQESIHDELLDSLKRRLSTLRLGDPLDKNTDIGAINSAEQLARITALADRGEAEGAERWSPACELPESGYWFAPTLFTGVTQAHTVARDEIFGPVLSVLTFRTPDEAVAKANNTPYGLSAGIWTEKGSRILAVANKLRAGVIWSNTFNKFDPTSPFGGYKESGFGREGGRHGLEAYLDV, from the coding sequence ATGGAAAAGCGGACACCCGCATTCGAGTACGCGCCGGCGCCCGAGTCCCGCGCGGTCGTCGACATCGCCCCCTCCTACGGCCTGTTCATCGACGGCGAGTTCACCGAGGCCGCCGACGGCAAGGTCTTCAAGACCGTCTCCCCCTCCACGGAGGAGGTGCTCTCCGAGGTCGCCGAGGCCGGTGAGGCGGACGTCGACCGCGCGGTGAAGGCCGCCCGCAAGGCGTTCGAGAAGTGGTCGGCGCTGCCCGGCGCGGAGCGCGCCAAGTACCTGTTCCGGATCGCCCGGATCATCCAGGAGCGCAGCCGCGAGCTGGCCGTCCTCGAAACCCTCGACAACGGCAAGCCGATCAGGGAGACCCGCGACGCGGACCTGCCCCTGGTCGCCGCGCACTTCTTCTACTACGCGGGCTGGGCCGACAAGCTGGACCACGCCGGCTACGGCGCGAACCCGCGCCCCCTCGGCGTGGCCGGCCAGGTCATCCCCTGGAACTTCCCGCTGCTGATGCTGGCGTGGAAGATCGCCCCGGCGCTCGCCACGGGCAACACTGTCGTCCTGAAGCCCGCCGAGACGACCCCCCTCTCCGCGCTGTTCTTCGCGGACATCTGCCGTCAGGCGGGGCTCCCCAGGGGCGTCGTCAACATCGTCACCGGTGACGGCCGCGCCGGAGCCGCGCTGATCGCCCACCCCGACGTGAACAAGGTCGCCTTCACCGGTTCGACCGCCGTCGGCAAGGAGATCGCGCGCACGGTCGCGGGCACCCGCAAGAAGGTGACCCTCGAACTCGGCGGCAAGGGCGCCAACATCGTCTTCGACGACGCCCCGATCGACCAGGCCGTCGAGGGCATCGTCAACGGCATCTTCTTCAACCAGGGCCAGGTCTGCTGCGCGGGCTCCCGTCTGCTGGTCCAGGAGTCGATCCACGACGAGCTGCTGGACTCCCTCAAGCGCCGTCTGTCCACGCTCCGCCTCGGCGACCCGCTGGACAAGAACACCGACATCGGCGCGATCAACTCCGCCGAGCAGCTGGCCCGGATCACCGCGCTGGCGGACCGGGGCGAGGCGGAGGGCGCCGAGCGCTGGTCCCCGGCGTGCGAACTCCCGGAGAGCGGCTACTGGTTCGCCCCGACGCTGTTCACGGGCGTCACCCAGGCGCACACCGTCGCCCGCGACGAGATCTTCGGCCCGGTCCTGTCCGTCCTCACCTTCCGCACGCCCGACGAGGCGGTCGCCAAGGCCAACAACACGCCGTACGGCCTGTCGGCCGGCATCTGGACGGAGAAGGGCTCGCGCATCCTCGCGGTCGCGAACAAGCTCCGCGCGGGAGTGATCTGGTCCAACACGTTCAACAAGTTCGACCCGACCTCGCCGTTCGGCGGCTACAAGGAGTCGGGCTTCGGTCGCGAGGGCGGCCGCCACGGCCTGGAGGCGTACCTCGATGTCTGA
- a CDS encoding aldehyde dehydrogenase family protein — MSDRLNVLKTYKLYVGGKFPRSESGRVYEVTDAKKNWLANAPLSSRKDARDAVVAARKAFGGWAGATAYNRGQILYRVAEMLEGRRDQYVREVAEAEGLSKSKAGDQVDAAIDRWVWYAGWTDKIAQVVGGGNPVAGPFFNLSSPEPTGVVAVLAPQESSFLGLVSVVAPVIATGNTAVVVASEKSPLPALSLGEVLATSDLPGGVVNILSGRTAEIAAPLAAHQDVNAIDLAGADEALAKELEIAAADNLKRVLRPQPVDNWSATPGTDRMTAFLETKTVWHPTGSLGASGSAY; from the coding sequence ATGTCTGACCGACTCAACGTGCTGAAGACCTACAAGCTGTACGTCGGCGGGAAGTTCCCGCGTTCCGAGAGCGGCCGGGTGTACGAGGTGACCGACGCGAAGAAGAACTGGCTGGCCAACGCCCCGCTCTCGTCCCGCAAGGACGCCCGTGACGCGGTGGTCGCCGCGCGGAAGGCGTTCGGCGGCTGGGCGGGCGCGACGGCGTACAACCGCGGCCAGATCCTCTACCGCGTCGCGGAGATGCTGGAGGGCCGCCGGGACCAGTACGTCCGTGAGGTCGCCGAGGCCGAGGGCCTGTCGAAGTCGAAGGCCGGCGACCAGGTGGACGCGGCGATCGACCGCTGGGTCTGGTACGCGGGCTGGACCGACAAGATCGCCCAGGTGGTCGGCGGCGGCAACCCGGTCGCGGGACCGTTCTTCAACCTCTCCTCCCCCGAGCCGACGGGAGTGGTCGCCGTCCTCGCCCCCCAGGAGTCGTCCTTCCTGGGCCTGGTCTCGGTCGTCGCCCCGGTGATCGCGACCGGCAACACGGCGGTGGTCGTCGCGAGCGAGAAGTCCCCGCTCCCGGCGCTCTCCCTCGGCGAGGTGCTGGCCACCTCCGACCTCCCGGGCGGCGTGGTCAACATCCTCTCCGGCCGTACGGCGGAGATCGCCGCCCCGCTCGCCGCGCACCAGGACGTCAACGCGATCGACCTCGCGGGCGCCGACGAGGCGCTGGCGAAGGAGCTGGAGATCGCGGCCGCGGACAACCTGAAGCGCGTGCTGCGTCCACAGCCTGTGGACAACTGGTCGGCGACTCCCGGCACGGACCGCATGACGGCGTTCCTGGAGACCAAGACGGTCTGGCACCCGACGGGTTCGCTGGGCGCGTCCGGTTCGGCGTACTGA
- a CDS encoding VanZ family protein yields MQRQGFIGGTAAIRIHVTGGLLLAAYLAFVAWYTLRPLDVPWVMPANLRPLDGIRGDFALGWATGLRRVAGGLALLAPLGVLLPMAGGRLAVSRLGSLIRTMAATALVSLAVELLQTAVPGQVVDVDSLLLNTAGAALAHAAVVPAGRAWLLRRAGRSVAAGLPEEPAQGRTPTIPRVGIAPWSDALPPSSP; encoded by the coding sequence GTGCAGCGTCAAGGCTTCATCGGCGGCACCGCCGCGATCCGTATCCATGTGACAGGGGGTCTCCTCCTGGCCGCGTATCTCGCGTTCGTCGCCTGGTACACGCTGCGCCCGTTGGACGTCCCCTGGGTGATGCCCGCCAATCTGCGTCCGCTGGACGGCATCCGCGGTGATTTCGCGCTGGGCTGGGCCACGGGGCTCCGCCGGGTCGCTGGGGGGCTGGCGCTGCTCGCGCCGCTGGGCGTGCTGCTGCCGATGGCCGGGGGCCGGCTGGCCGTGTCGCGGCTGGGTTCGCTGATCCGCACCATGGCGGCGACCGCGCTGGTGTCGCTGGCCGTCGAACTGCTGCAGACGGCGGTGCCGGGCCAGGTGGTGGACGTGGACTCGCTGCTGCTGAACACGGCGGGAGCGGCGCTCGCGCACGCGGCCGTGGTGCCGGCGGGGCGCGCCTGGCTGCTCCGGCGGGCCGGGCGGTCCGTCGCGGCCGGTCTCCCGGAGGAGCCGGCTCAGGGTAGGACCCCGACGATTCCCAGGGTCGGTATCGCCCCGTGGAGCGACGCTTTGCCCCCTTCGTCTCCGTAA
- a CDS encoding PH domain-containing protein — protein MTTPEHQPNDPEPTRPPGSAAPRYQDRVYRSPAALVGGVLLLALIGWLGIDAVVTGEGRTPWLALATMLLLVPLVVAYTLRPAVYVNDERLRVRNPFRVIELPWGQVASLRSGFSNEVFDESGTKYQLWALPVSLRARNKAVRAETRAAAQAARAARAGSGSEGSGSGAGSGARASAGRGGLGPGGVPSGPKRAESDRAMDEMREMHELRQSEEAAQGEVTVRWAYEIAGPAVVGAVLLAVLLGVG, from the coding sequence ATGACGACCCCCGAGCACCAGCCGAACGACCCGGAGCCCACGAGGCCGCCCGGGTCCGCGGCCCCCCGCTACCAGGACCGTGTCTACCGCTCGCCCGCGGCCCTCGTCGGCGGTGTGCTGCTGCTCGCCCTCATCGGCTGGCTCGGCATCGACGCGGTGGTCACCGGAGAGGGACGCACCCCCTGGCTGGCCCTCGCCACGATGCTCCTGCTCGTGCCCCTGGTCGTCGCCTACACCCTGCGCCCCGCCGTGTACGTGAACGACGAACGGCTGCGCGTGCGCAACCCGTTCCGCGTGATCGAGCTGCCCTGGGGGCAGGTCGCCTCGCTGCGGTCCGGCTTCTCCAACGAGGTCTTCGACGAGTCCGGCACGAAGTACCAGCTCTGGGCGCTTCCGGTCTCGCTGCGGGCCCGCAACAAGGCGGTCCGGGCCGAGACGCGGGCGGCGGCGCAGGCCGCGCGGGCCGCGCGCGCGGGCTCGGGTTCGGAGGGCTCGGGCTCGGGTGCGGGCTCGGGTGCGCGGGCGTCCGCGGGGCGGGGCGGGCTCGGGCCGGGAGGGGTTCCCTCGGGGCCCAAGCGGGCCGAGAGCGACCGGGCGATGGACGAGATGCGGGAGATGCACGAGCTGCGGCAGTCGGAGGAGGCCGCGCAGGGCGAGGTGACCGTGCGGTGGGCCTACGAGATCGCGGGGCCCGCGGTGGTGGGGGCCGTGCTGCTGGCTGTGCTGCTGGGGGTGGGGTAG
- a CDS encoding SigE family RNA polymerase sigma factor, giving the protein MNTLHGTSTSAVITRLHDLHRGSEKSGAVSGRGCARGTGRQHTAIMTVVDAPTGGTHGGTAYGEDQGERRSPAEAEFTAYVQERRASLYATAYHLTGDRFEAEDLLQSALFSTYRAWDRISDKAAVGGYLRRTMTNLHISAWRRRKLNEYPTEELPETAQDTDAMRGTELRAVLWQALARLPELQRTMLVLRYYEGRTDPEIADILGISVGTVKSSIWRSLRRLREDEVLSFGRDEEDAFGELVA; this is encoded by the coding sequence ATGAACACGCTGCACGGCACCAGCACCAGCGCAGTGATCACGCGTCTGCACGATCTGCACCGGGGTTCAGAGAAGTCCGGTGCCGTGAGCGGGCGGGGGTGCGCTCGCGGCACCGGGCGTCAGCACACCGCGATCATGACGGTGGTGGACGCGCCCACGGGGGGCACGCACGGGGGGACCGCGTACGGGGAGGACCAGGGGGAACGCCGCTCCCCGGCGGAGGCGGAGTTCACCGCCTACGTCCAGGAGCGCCGCGCCTCCCTGTACGCCACCGCCTACCACCTGACCGGCGACCGCTTCGAGGCCGAGGACCTGCTGCAGAGCGCGCTGTTCTCGACCTACCGGGCGTGGGACCGGATCAGCGACAAGGCGGCCGTCGGCGGCTACCTGCGCCGGACCATGACCAACCTGCACATCAGCGCGTGGCGCCGCCGCAAGCTGAACGAGTACCCGACCGAGGAACTGCCGGAGACGGCCCAGGACACGGACGCGATGCGCGGCACCGAGCTGCGCGCGGTCCTGTGGCAGGCGCTGGCCCGGCTGCCCGAGCTCCAGCGCACCATGCTGGTCCTGCGCTACTACGAGGGTCGTACGGACCCGGAGATCGCGGACATCCTCGGCATCAGTGTCGGCACGGTGAAGTCGAGCATCTGGCGGTCGCTCCGCCGGCTGCGCGAGGACGAGGTCCTCAGCTTCGGCCGTGACGAGGAGGACGCCTTCGGGGAGCTTGTCGCCTGA
- a CDS encoding adenosine deaminase, translating into MTSQTIANAPTADQIRRAPKVLLHDHLDGGLRPGTVVDLAARNGYLQLPETDPDKLALWFREAADSGSLERYLETFSHTVGVMQTRDALVRVAAECAEDLAEDGVVYAEVRYAPEQHLEGGLTLEEVVDAVNEGFRLGERRARENGHRIRVGALLTAMRHAARSLEIAELANRYRDQGVVGFDIAGAEAGYPPTRHLDAFEYLKRENNHFTIHAGEAFGLPSIWQALQWCGADRLGHGVRIIDDIEVRDDGTVALGRLASYVRDKRVPLELCPSSNLQTGAAASYAEHPIGLLRRLHFRVTVNTDNRLMSHTGMSREFEHLVDAFGYTLDDMQWFSVNAMKSAFIPFDERLAMINDVIKPGYAELKSEWLFRQTASTSGSPDSED; encoded by the coding sequence ATGACGAGCCAGACCATCGCGAACGCCCCCACGGCGGACCAGATCCGCCGGGCGCCCAAGGTTCTGCTGCACGACCACCTCGACGGCGGGCTGCGCCCCGGCACCGTCGTCGACCTGGCCGCCCGGAACGGGTACCTCCAGCTTCCCGAGACCGATCCCGACAAGCTCGCCCTGTGGTTCCGGGAGGCCGCCGACTCCGGCTCCCTGGAGCGGTACCTGGAGACGTTCTCGCACACCGTCGGCGTCATGCAGACCCGCGACGCGCTCGTCCGGGTCGCCGCCGAGTGCGCCGAGGACCTCGCCGAGGACGGCGTCGTCTACGCGGAGGTGCGGTACGCCCCCGAGCAGCACCTCGAAGGGGGACTGACCCTCGAAGAGGTCGTCGACGCGGTGAACGAGGGCTTCCGGCTGGGGGAGCGGCGCGCGCGGGAGAACGGCCACCGCATCCGGGTCGGCGCCCTGCTCACCGCGATGCGGCACGCGGCCCGCTCCCTGGAGATCGCCGAACTCGCCAACCGCTACCGGGACCAGGGCGTCGTCGGCTTCGACATCGCGGGCGCCGAGGCCGGCTACCCGCCCACCCGGCACCTCGACGCCTTCGAGTACCTGAAGCGGGAGAACAACCACTTCACCATCCACGCCGGCGAGGCGTTCGGACTGCCGTCCATCTGGCAGGCCCTGCAGTGGTGCGGCGCCGACCGGCTCGGACACGGCGTGCGCATCATCGACGACATCGAGGTCCGCGACGACGGCACGGTCGCACTCGGCCGGCTCGCCTCCTACGTCCGCGACAAGCGCGTCCCGCTGGAACTGTGCCCGAGCTCCAACCTGCAGACCGGTGCCGCCGCCTCGTACGCGGAGCACCCGATCGGGCTGCTGCGCCGGCTCCATTTCCGGGTCACGGTGAACACCGACAACCGTCTGATGTCCCACACCGGAATGAGCCGGGAATTCGAGCACCTGGTCGACGCGTTCGGTTACACGCTCGACGACATGCAGTGGTTCTCCGTCAATGCGATGAAGTCGGCGTTCATTCCTTTCGATGAACGACTGGCCATGATCAATGACGTGATCAAGCCCGGATATGCCGAACTGAAATCCGAATGGCTGTTCCGGCAGACCGCCTCCACCAGCGGTTCTCCGGATTCGGAGGACTGA
- the afsQ1 gene encoding two-component system response regulator AfsQ1 produces the protein MPSLLLIEDDDAIRTALELSLTRQGHRVATAASGEDGLKLLREQRPDLIVLDVMLPGIDGFEVCRRIRRTDQLPIILLTARNDDIDVVVGLESGADDYVVKPVQGRVLDARIRAVLRRGERESSDSATFGSLVIDRSAMTVTKNGEDLQLTPTELRLLLELSRRPGQALSRQQLLRLVWEHDYLGDSRLVDACVQRLRAKVEDVPSSPTLIRTVRGVGYRLDAPQ, from the coding sequence GTGCCTTCCCTGTTGCTGATCGAGGACGACGACGCCATCCGCACGGCCCTGGAGCTCTCACTGACGCGCCAGGGTCACCGGGTGGCGACCGCTGCCAGTGGTGAGGACGGTCTGAAGCTGCTGCGCGAGCAGCGGCCGGATCTGATCGTGCTGGATGTGATGCTGCCCGGCATCGACGGGTTCGAGGTGTGCCGGCGCATCCGGCGCACGGACCAGCTGCCGATCATCCTGCTGACCGCCCGCAACGACGACATCGACGTGGTGGTCGGGCTGGAGTCCGGCGCCGACGACTACGTCGTCAAACCCGTGCAGGGCCGGGTGCTGGACGCCCGTATCCGCGCGGTGCTGCGGCGCGGGGAGCGGGAGTCCAGCGACTCGGCGACCTTCGGCAGTCTGGTCATCGACCGTTCGGCGATGACCGTGACGAAGAACGGCGAGGACCTCCAGCTCACCCCGACCGAGCTGCGGCTGCTGCTGGAGCTGAGCCGGCGGCCGGGGCAGGCGCTGTCCCGGCAGCAGTTGCTGCGGCTGGTGTGGGAGCACGACTACCTGGGCGACTCGCGTCTGGTGGACGCCTGTGTCCAGCGGCTGCGCGCCAAGGTCGAGGACGTGCCGTCCTCCCCGACCCTGATCCGTACGGTGCGCGGTGTCGGCTACCGGCTGGACGCGCCTCAGTGA